CTCATATGCTTAACTTTATCATATGCCTGGTTTGCTAAAGCTTTTAACTTACTATCAACTCCCCAAGCCAATAAATATAATGATTTATCACTCATCAATCCTTGAAGTTCTTCAGCTCTTGAGTCAGAAAAAATTGAGTGGCATAAAATATTATTATACTTTGTTTTAGAGACTTTTTTTTTAAATACACTACTTTTTGGTTCTCTTACATCAGATATATTAAGAATTCTAGCATGCCGAAAATTAAACTTTGACATGAACCTCATAATTTGATATTGAGTATTATCTGGTATTGTCTCTGTTAGGTCATTCAATCCTATGTCTTTAATATTGCTATTGTAACTACTTTCCTGATAGCTCTTATATTTCGGACTTGAAGATCCCGGATTCATCATAATTGCAATAATATCAGGCTCATAATTTGCATAGTTCATATAATCATACTCATTATAATCATTCTTTACTATTTCAAGCACATTACGACAAGGAATATAAACATCTTTCATAATGAATAATTTAAAGAATGAGCCATAAACACCATATTGTTTATCTAAATATTTTTTGCTAATCATTCAATTCACCTGTCAAGTAACATTTACTAATCTTATTCAAGTAGCTATATTTCTCATCATCAGGCAAATGTACCTTTATCTTGATGAATCTACGTATCTTTTCGTTTTTAAACTCTTTTATATATGGAATATCTATAGTGAAAATTTCATTTCCTTTTTCAGCTAAATCTATACGGTTGATAACTCTGTTTGCTATAGCGTTTGGTAGAGTAAATACTATATATTTCGCTTTTACATGAAGATGAAATGCTGTTTCAGTTTCATACTCAACCCTATGGGATTTTATTGCTTCTACTATTTCACTATAATTATTATCAAGAGCATCTAGATCATTTAACCAGTTATCTTCACCTACTAAAGCAACTGGATAATTATCATCTAGAATTCCCATAGCAACACTAGGATAATCTTTTAATAGACTCTTGTTTGACTCTCGTTCTTCTTCTGTGAACTGCCAAAAATCATCAACTACAGATTGTTTTGTTGCATTTTCAAGATAGGATTTCCTGCTAACTGCATATTCTGCAAATTGTGAAATCCTCTCAAGTATCGGCTCTAGAA
This Clostridium sp. 'deep sea' DNA region includes the following protein-coding sequences:
- a CDS encoding restriction endonuclease; the encoded protein is MRDYQARGYILESVVWKILSKFGYIEVASGNIRGRGAEHQIDAYGLLSFPTAFIYRIRLICECKYYKRKIQLHNIRNFVGVVKDISENYFTIAHHNANSLDRYNDAGCFFSASEYTIDAQEYAWAQNIFLVSFYRNPFLEPILERISQFAEYAVSRKSYLENATKQSVVDDFWQFTEEERESNKSLLKDYPSVAMGILDDNYPVALVGEDNWLNDLDALDNNYSEIVEAIKSHRVEYETETAFHLHVKAKYIVFTLPNAIANRVINRIDLAEKGNEIFTIDIPYIKEFKNEKIRRFIKIKVHLPDDEKYSYLNKISKCYLTGELND
- a CDS encoding DUF1643 domain-containing protein, coding for MISKKYLDKQYGVYGSFFKLFIMKDVYIPCRNVLEIVKNDYNEYDYMNYANYEPDIIAIMMNPGSSSPKYKSYQESSYNSNIKDIGLNDLTETIPDNTQYQIMRFMSKFNFRHARILNISDVREPKSSVFKKKVSKTKYNNILCHSIFSDSRAEELQGLMSDKSLYLLAWGVDSKLKALANQAYDKVKHMRTFGKLKIDNLYYHPLPQDYNKQKEWLRDIEDIIEKTGYIQ